In Streptomyces sp. SN-593, a single genomic region encodes these proteins:
- the purH gene encoding bifunctional phosphoribosylaminoimidazolecarboxamide formyltransferase/IMP cyclohydrolase translates to MSATPQDTSQDSIAANGAKRPVRRALISVYDKTGLEELARGLHAAGVELVSTGSTAGRIAAAGVPVTKVEELTGFPECLDGRVKTLHPRVHAGILADLRLEDHRRQLDELDVKPFELVVVNLYPFRETVASGASPDECVEQIDIGGPSMVRAAAKNHPSVAVVTSPARYSDVLAAVGDGGFDLATRKQLAAEAFQHTAAYDVAVASWFLDGYSADEEFPAFTGATYTRLDTLRYGENPHQGAAIYTDGSGTGLAGAEQLHGKEMSYNNYVDTEAARRAAHDHDGACVAIIKHANPCGIAVGADVAEAHRKAHACDPVSAYGGVIAVNRPVSVAMAEQVAEIFTEVIVAPAYDEGAVEVLARKKNIRVLRCADAPAAATEYRPIEGGVLVQAKDRLQAEGDDPSTWTLATGEPLAEAELADLAFAWRSCRAVKSNAILLAKDGATVGVGMGQVNRVDSARLAVERAGAERAAGSYAASDAFFPFPDGLEVLTAAGVRAVVQPGGSIRDEAVVEAAAKAGVTMYLTGTRHFFH, encoded by the coding sequence ATGAGCGCCACCCCCCAGGACACCTCGCAGGACAGCATCGCGGCGAACGGAGCGAAGCGGCCCGTGCGCCGCGCGCTGATCAGCGTCTACGACAAGACCGGCCTGGAGGAGCTGGCCCGCGGCCTGCACGCGGCCGGCGTCGAGCTGGTGTCGACCGGCTCGACGGCCGGGCGGATCGCCGCGGCCGGCGTGCCGGTCACCAAGGTCGAGGAGCTGACCGGCTTCCCCGAGTGCCTGGACGGCCGGGTGAAGACCCTGCACCCGCGCGTGCACGCCGGCATCCTCGCCGACCTCCGCCTGGAGGACCACCGCCGGCAGCTCGACGAGCTGGACGTCAAGCCGTTCGAGCTGGTCGTGGTGAACCTCTACCCCTTCCGCGAGACCGTCGCCTCGGGCGCGAGCCCCGACGAGTGCGTCGAGCAGATCGACATCGGCGGCCCCTCCATGGTCCGCGCCGCCGCCAAGAACCACCCCTCGGTCGCGGTCGTCACCAGCCCGGCCCGCTACTCCGACGTGCTCGCCGCGGTCGGCGACGGCGGCTTCGACCTCGCCACCCGCAAGCAGCTCGCCGCCGAGGCGTTCCAGCACACCGCCGCCTACGACGTGGCCGTGGCCTCCTGGTTCCTCGACGGCTACAGCGCCGACGAGGAGTTCCCCGCCTTCACCGGCGCCACGTACACCCGCCTCGACACCCTCCGGTACGGCGAGAACCCGCACCAGGGCGCCGCGATCTACACCGACGGCAGCGGTACCGGCCTGGCGGGCGCGGAGCAGTTGCACGGCAAGGAGATGTCGTACAACAACTACGTCGACACCGAGGCCGCCCGCCGCGCCGCCCACGACCACGACGGCGCCTGCGTGGCGATCATCAAGCACGCCAACCCGTGCGGGATCGCGGTCGGCGCGGACGTCGCCGAGGCGCACCGCAAGGCGCACGCGTGCGACCCGGTCTCCGCGTACGGCGGTGTCATCGCGGTCAACCGCCCGGTGTCGGTGGCGATGGCCGAGCAGGTCGCGGAGATCTTCACCGAGGTGATCGTCGCGCCGGCGTACGACGAGGGCGCGGTCGAGGTGCTGGCCCGCAAGAAGAACATCCGGGTGCTGCGCTGCGCCGACGCGCCCGCCGCCGCCACCGAGTACCGCCCGATCGAGGGCGGCGTCCTCGTCCAGGCCAAGGACCGGTTGCAGGCGGAGGGCGACGACCCGTCCACCTGGACCCTGGCCACCGGCGAGCCGCTGGCGGAGGCCGAACTCGCCGACCTCGCCTTCGCCTGGCGGTCCTGCCGCGCGGTCAAGTCCAACGCGATCCTGCTGGCGAAGGACGGTGCCACCGTCGGGGTCGGGATGGGGCAGGTCAACCGGGTCGACTCGGCGCGGCTGGCGGTGGAGCGGGCCGGGGCGGAGCGCGCCGCGGGTTCGTACGCCGCTTCCGACGCGTTCTTCCCGTTCCCGGACGGGCTGGAGGTGCTGACCGCGGCGGGGGTCAGGGCCGTGGTCCAGCCCGGCGGGTCGATCCGTGACGAGGCCGTGGTCGAGGCGGCGGCGAAGGCCGGGGTCACCATGTACCTCACGGGGACGCGGCACTTCTTCCACTGA